ACAAATTTGTTTgattccttgaaaaaaaaaaaaaaatggaaaaaggcgATGAGCACCTAATGAGGAAACCACCCAAAAATGAAccagaaatcaataaaaagtagTCTACATgaggattatttaaaaatgagcaCCCCCAACTGcttaaatataactttaaaatttatttattcatttattcatagtCCGTAAGCACAGCGAAGCTTTCACAGTCACACTGAAACGGATCTGTAAGTTGAAAACGCACTCAATACAGCGTCCACTGAGACTGATACTGGATTTATAGGAAGGCATTTTTAAAGTCTCCAaatgtccactccgctctcattctccactagtttctccgccggtgtctccgccggtgtctccaccggtgtctccgtcggtgtctgctccgctctcattctccactGGTGTCTCCGCCAGCGTCTCTGCCGGTATCTCCGCCAGTGTCTGCGACagtgtctccaccggtgtctccgcAGGTGTCTCCGCCGGTTCTCAGCCGGTGTCTGCcccgctctcattctccactcgtgtctccgccggtgtctccgccggtgtggCTGGAGGCGGCTTCTGACTAAAGCTGCACCCTCAgttttcttttggctgtttttgggaaccTCGCAGTATTTGGGTCATTGTTGGACACCAGCCGTGGCATCCCCTTTGTTAGTTAGTGTCTATCTTTTATAGAAAAGTGCATTTCCAgaagggttaaagaaaaaattgctGCGCCAATTGTTTCCAAAGAGCAGAGTCCATGAGTGaagtttggatgtttttttaagcttaacACCATCAGTCATCAGCGTGATCAGACTGTAACGCCCACTCAGTGAATAACataaaggaatgaaaaacagATTCGAGCATGACTCTGTCCCGAGGCACGAAGCATGTGCGATCTTGTTACAAGCAGTAAATGATTTCATCTTGAACTTAAAAAACCTTTAAGGGCCAAACAGTTCCCGCCCACCTGGCTGCGACCTGCTAACACGTCATCAAACATCCAGCTTCACTGTGCAGGAGGACGCTGGGAAAACTCCTTTTTATTCCCCAGTTgatgcttttgttaaaaaatcaaaaaaacaaacgtcCTGGCTCTGAATTTTATTGCTGGTGCACAAACGCCAGCAGGCCTCACGGACAAAAGAAGTGTGTCACTCTGAATGACCTCCAAGCTTTCACGAAATATCTGCAATAAAAACGGGAATGTTTATGTCTTTAATTTGCAGTCATTATCAGCCCTCTAAGGCCGCAGCAAACtgatctgatttctttcaaggaCACGagaaaaaggcactgagcaacttcacaagtgatgacccaaaaaagcagcagtaaaaaaaattaaaatacaggaacatttcctgaaaataagcacataaagacaaaataaaatacaaagtaatgacctaaaaaatcatgaaagtttgcacataaaaagtcaaaaagaaaaaaacaggaaaaaaaaagagaagaaaagtaGCAGGAAAATTTGTacataaaaggtttttttttttttaaaaaaaaaaaaaaaaaagaaagaaaaggaaaaataactaAGTGCTGGCCTAAAAATAtcagcatgaaattagtaaaaaaaaaaatacaggaaaatttcctgaaaatgagcacataaaaaaagttttagttaATGAGCAACTAATGAAGAAATTAACCcctaaattagcaagaaatccgtaaaaaaaaaaaaaaaatacaaaaaggaaaggaaaaaactgCTTGAAGATATTTTCTGATTATCAgaaatattgataaatatatgataatgttaactataaataaagaaattacccctaaattagcaagaaatcagtaaaaaattacttgaaaattagcacaaaaaaatcaaacatagaATTAATACTcgtttaaaaaactgaaatgacctgaaaaactgcttgaaaataattctaattatataattatgataattttaaataaagttatctgGACAGCtccatttagcattttttaaataattttccaaatctgcTAAATTCTTTCAGTTTGTAGGACATTTGTTgcgaagttgctcattgccccttTTTTGTAAGAAACCAATGAGTTCGgggttaaaatgataaatttgtgtttaaggcgtctgaacacaagATGAGACGGTTTTTTTCACTCTCACTGACCTAATTTaagaaaagctacaaaaaaaagtttatcaaaTTTTAAAGAACAATTCCGGCCCTCCTGCTCAGACCACATCCACCCGAACCCGGacttcattttgatctcaaacacacaaaactgcgTCCTCAGACAGATGTCCAAGTCCTGAGAACGTCTCTGGATGTCCCCCCTGTGTCTCTGCGATATTTTTCCACGGTGACTCACGCGCAGACCGACACACCGGCTCTTGATTATGAACCAACAAAGCTGCAACCTGCAATTTATCGAGagccaaaacaataaaaacataaaaatgtgacgCACATGTGGCGGAGCTGGCAGGTCACGTGTTTGACCGAAATAATCAGCGCAGGCAGCTGCTTGTTCTGATCATCAAcgataataatgacaataagtTATTATCGAGCAACAAAGCCGTTAAACTGGGAAACTCCACCTTTGAACTcttttaaataaagacaaaactaaaacacaaagaagatgaagatgtcgggattttttaaaaatttatttatttttttttttctgctttatttctcattttaataaataaaatcaaacatcagaatcagaatcaaacTTTTCATAAAACGCATCAATCCTGCAGCACACGCGTGTAAATGACGGACACGGCTGCGTGACAGCGTGCACGTCCGCTCAGAGCAAACagcaaagggttaaagtttgTTTGAGCAAACTTTGTTTTTCGGGCCGAAGGTGAGAAGTTTGTTTAGCGGTTTTCGTGTCAGCAGCATGAGAAAATGTTCAGCAGCGGGAGGCCACGTCCTCTGAGGCTGTCCCtcagcctgcagctgcagctctgcagcatcttttaaccctttcaaacccgAATCGACgtcacctttcttgtgctgcgctcagacgcctttcacgagcATTTAAGAGCTTTGACACACgagcaaatcagtttgatttcttttttaaatcgtggaaaaacagcagtaaGCAACgtgcaaacttaaaaaaaaaaaaacaaaacaacaaaaaaaacctgaaaggtgccaaaaaaaacttaagcggagagagagaaatcaaccaaataaaataaaaatgtgcataaaactAAGGATTTTAATCAGAAACTTGTTCAAttgtttatttgagtttttttttttcgtcattttgaaaaatggatcatcattcttattatttttaaaatctattcatatttttaatgtgctaattttcaggaaatgttcttgtatctttaattattttcattttttaggtcATAACTTATAAAGTTgctaaatgtctttttattgtttttcaaaaaattggtgctcaggtttcaattaaaaaagaaatttgaaaggtgattaaaaaaacttaacaagaggagagaaaattaatagaaaatcaACCCGAAAATTAATGATTCtaattagaaatgtatttaaataattatttattttagctttttccaagtcatttttaataaaaaatctttttatttatttatttattttactcttcAAGTGCTCatattttaggcatttttctttattcttaaTTATTCAGGTCTCACTATACATTTTTATTCCTTGTGCAGCGTTTTTCACACATATcagattccatgacttttccaggtctggaaaatgtgtctgtgaaattccatgacttttccaggtttgtcAATGAGTGTGGGAATCCTCGCTTTAccatgttttcatattttaattcatAAATCTGTTCAGGTTAATTCATCAGTGACATTACCAtgaactattttttatttctatttagttagataataatacaaaataaataaatgggagtctaaaagcaaaaagagaacaaaaagaaattaaatcaaaagaaataacattaaattaaaagtcatacttaaagagaaaaaaaaccaaaacaaacttcaaaataaaatgttttaataatcaactgaaaaaacaacaaagacaataaaactgtaaactgaGTGCAACAATGtgataaaacagatttttcattatttattgatCTAAAAGTTCATTTTCACAGTTAGTGTGTTTATCTTTTAGTCTATAAAACATctgacacaaaagaaaaatatcttacaaaataaaatatctaaaaatattcCAGAaagggggccacttttacaaaatgacaggaggccaggggccccaCACAGGGGCCACGTTCATGTTCCTCTGGTTTTAGggttttttccaaaacatttccaagattttagaacttttccaggattttgaatattttaggaaatttagcaggtttctcagattttagcacatttctagaatttgaaGACGTATttgagattttaggatgtttctaagattttaagactttttttcattttgggacatttttagggtttcaAGGATGTTTAGAGGACTTAAGGTCGTTTTCAaggttttaggatatttctcagatttaaggatgtttacaggattttaggacattttaggattttaggacatttctcagatcttGCTGtgtaggacatttcaagggttTCATGATGTTTTGAGGACTTTAGGCCGTTTAggagattttaggatatttctaagacTTAGGGATgcttctaggatattaggacatttctaggatttctgtgtgtctctatgattttaggacctttatgggattttagaacatttttggaaatgtctaTAATTTTGgaacttttctcagatttcgggacgtttctaggataactttattttgttttatgtctctgacaccttacggagactaaaagtacaaaaacaattcacagtgtgaatcactttatttttattgtgaattagaaaatgtttaaggGGCACCCGGTTCCCTACTGGGGGcgagatttggcccgcgggccgtagGTTGAGCATCACACTGCAGTAGTTCATCATATTAATCTTTCAGTTTACAAAATGTCcgaagcaaaagaaaacatcctcaaattGTCTCGTTTTGTCCCAAAATGTTCCGGTGACGTAAACagggagcagctgcagcagaggacgAGCCGAGTCTGCGATAATCGATCGATTAGATCAGCCGCTGATCGATTAATCGACGTGTTTCGGCTCCACATTCACCATAAATAAACTCCAGAATAAAAGCATCAGCTCTGAGAGGAAAACAATAATCAGAAATAATATCAGAATaattcaggtgtgtgtgtgtgtgtttcatcagCACACACTCCAGCGTCTCTGCGCATGCGCGGTGGGCCTCGTGGACCTCTTCCCCGGTCCCCCGGTGTACTGGTCTCGGTGCGGTCGATCGGTATGGATCAGCTCTCGGGCTTGTCCTTGTTGGGACCCATGAAGTCCACTCCGTCGATGGGGATGTCCTTGTCCTTGATGGCCGCGTGCACGCAGCGCTGGTACCGCCGGAAGCTCTCGGTGCACGGGTCTCCGCTCCGGTCCCCCTTCAGGAACTTCTCCGCGAACCAGCGGTTGAAGCACTGATCGTACTCCCGCTTCAGGTCGGTGCAGGCCTCCCCGACGCTGTTCATCTCCGCCGGTGTCCTCCCGGAGACAGACGCGGGGACAGAAACCAAAaatctggagttttttttttacgaaagACGAAGCAGCAGCTGCGTCAACACGGAAGCACTGCGGGACTCTCCTTGAACCGCGTCAGGTGATTGGCTGGCTGGCTTCAAAGCGACGTCGAACGTAATGGCGTCATCATGTGGCAGAGATATTAAATGAGAAAGAATAATCACTCTGAGTAATATCCGAGGATCACAGAGTTTTTGCACTTCTTGATGCTGAAAAATCACCCAAACATGATTATAAACACACAATgataattcattttcaaattcaaataggCTCTGTTGACATGGCCATATTGAAACAGTATTTCCAAAGCACATTTTGTAAGGtggtatatatatgtacactgATTATTAGGAGTTTATGATACTGATATTTGAAATTGAtatgcattcacaataaaaatgaaaatatttcttttaataaattttagatttttttcttagaatttggaatataacaaactcctacacaaaactttgtttaaacgcctttagcaaatgtttaatcaaaactgagacttttaaCATCATAAACAGCGAGTTCCCAGaaactttaaatacaaataaataaatacacagtgaCATTTCTTccaatgctgacactttctttgcacttcgatcactgaaataaaatgctgattttgatttttttttgctgattattttgcTACATGTTATTAATCatcatattatacatttattgtatttatttttatcatttcctGGGTAATGTTTTATATAAGTGGTGCCTGGTTAGTAAAACATCTTATTTGAGAGACAAAACATATAGAtatgctattattattattgtgattgtTATGATTAGACAGCTGTTTCGTAAGCATGCTTTATCTTATTTATCATCCAGTGAGTGCTGTTATTATTTCCTTGGCTcctttaaagaataaaaacaacagatatgtGATATTTCAATATTGAATGAGCCATTCTATAAAATGATAACTCTGACTCTTTGGTTTTCTAAGTAAATGTTTATGTCtctgtacatatatatttttcaagaaattagtaaaaagtgagttttaaaaagaggggagaattattttaaaaagtatcaaaaactCAGGCAAAATCTTTCGGAaagtatattaataataattctatattattatatttatatataattatatcatatatataattatatatttaaaattattttacagaaaaaaaacattatatatatatatatatatatttcttgtttgtttttgatttattattattatcatcatcatcatcatctacattattattattattattacattgacgtgattttcttttttttctttttaactattttttaaaatttttttggccatgtgtCATTATTTTGCTGGTTGCCCCCGCCCCCATTTttgaaacaaaccaaaccaatttgctctgattttaaagggttaagtaaaagAGTATAAGACAGTGTATCTGTAACTGTCTGTAAATTCCAAAATTACAGGTGGAGTGAGACCTTCTCTTCTCTCGACCCATCTTCCCTCCAAAACTCGCGAGAGATGACGCAGCTTTCCGAAATCTCGCGGTTCTGCCAGAAGACGTGAGAGGCATCAGGCAAGATTCAGGATAGATTCAAAATAAGCGAATATTCACCTTTTTTGATCAAATATCGAGGTTTTAAACAGACGCGGGAGTTAAAATCGGTAAGTAGAAGAAGCGGCGGAGTCAATCGGCTTACGTTTGATTGCAGCAGTTTGGGAGATTTTGATGTAAACTTTGTTAGCATGCTGGGCTAGGCCGTTCTGACTGTAATGTCCCGGATGTTCCGGGGCTATTAGCTTAGCCGTTAGCCGCTCGCCCCggtttttaattttgagtttttgtgtttattcgCTGCTTCAGTCTCTCCGGGGGATTAACGATGTCTGACAGCGAGGACAGCGACTTCTCCGACAACCAGAGCGAGCGCAGCAGCGACGGGGAGgcggaggaggtggaggagaatgAGGTATGCTAACCGCTAAGCTAACGATGCTAACTGCTCTGCAGGTAAACAATGAGATTTAACgaataaataactaataaaCTCAAATATAAACGCTGCTAACTTATTCTACGAGAGAAGTTATATTACGGGCCGTGTTGTGTATGTTGTTGTTAGCTGGTATTGGTGAAATGCGTATAAATATATCTATTTAATCAGCGCTTTTGAGTAATGATAAtctaatttaatgttttattaattgacttttttgtaCCGCGGATCCTATTTACAACTACCCCCTTTTCAGCTCCACACTAGGACACTCTAAAAcacatataaaattaaaaatacacggcagaaaggaacaaaaacagcaagaatctaggcaacaaaaatcaaacaataacaacaataatattcaCTTTTAATCTCATTTGtacagacttgcttttatgtgatgtcgtctattttaatttattttaatctattttttctatttaattttatcttttaaataatttcctcATTCTGACCTGATTGTGTGTAATTCTACCATTAGTGCTGTTATATCTGTGTTTACTGCTCATATTATTCAAACAGCATTTACGGTTTTTGGtttgggttgttgttgttatttttgttctgttataaTTCTCTCTTGTCCGGCTTTAATCCGTGTTATTGTTTGAATCTTATTGTTATGTCCTAACTGCTCTTGCTTCTGcgttgccttttttgtcaaaacacCTTGTAAACTCTGCTTCTTAAAGGTGTtatataaagttattattattgataattaCAGCTAGTGCCTGATCGATATATCGGCCGATATTTGGCCCATCTCAGATAAATTGGTATCGactgatattttgtttgatATGCATAATATGAAATGTTCATAATTAACAGAATGTAACTTAGAAATAAATGCTCAGATTAATTAAGAATgatcaaatattttatattttcattattgtattttttatatttctagcTTTTTACTCAGTGTTGTCCTTTTTAcgtattttatttatgttttattttttgattttttgtgattttattgcttttgctctttttgtctatttatttgtgtttgcttaaaaaaagtaaaatctacTACGTTcaaaaaaggaatatttcatATGCGTTATGTCAAAGATTTAGGTAAAATTGACCCGAGCCATGAGTAATTtatgtcagttcatgttttttttctttcttcttttctaccgtaaaattggtcttaaattaaATTCCGAGTGGCAATAAAAaggtctttaaaatgtttaaatctaaCCTGCCTTAGCTTTAGGAACCCtgcttttaatacttaaagtacatttttatgattatacTGAAATACTTTAATGGAATTTTCAGCGCAGGACTTTTACTGTATATGttacagtatatgtatatgttataTGAGTGTATTTTGAAGTGTGGTTTTAGTACTTGTACTGAAGACGAGGATTGTCTCCACTGTTAATTTGTTTGGTGTTGATCTGTCTCCAGGAGGAGACGGGAAGCCCCGTGGGCAGCGACAAAGTAgcagaagaggagggggaggacctggaagatgaggaggattacgatgaagaggaggaggacgacgaTGAACGTCCCCGGAAGAAGCCGAGACACGGAGGGTTCATCCTGGACGAAGCCGGTACGAGTCGACTACTTATTCCCGTTGATCGTCGTCTGCGTTAAAGTTCCCTCAGACATCTGATGCTTTTCAGTGACAAAACCAGAGTCCCCGAgatcctttaaaagtcttaaaaggcttTGAATTGATCCCTCTGAACATAGAGCTTTAATTGGActtataatgtctttaaattatttttcttaagtCTTAAGGTGtgaggtacaaggtagatttatttgtcattttttaaatctatttgaaaaaatagaatttgtCCCTGaatctaaataaattaaattaatttaattaaaagtacTAAGACGTAATAggtaaaaattttaaaaatcttctttttttctgacactgcatggttaaatctcaaaatgatAGGCTCATAGTTAATAATGATTGCCGTAAGCCGCAGGAACCCCAAAAAGGAGCTTGAAATGAGTTTTAAAACTTTACCTCTAATCTGGCAAACTGGTTTTAGGATGTgggaatgatttttttcttgatttggTGGAGTGGGATATGGGgataatgtttgtaaaattttatgaattgatgttttgtatttaatcaaattctttcatttatggatttatttatgtattccaCCTACCTACCTGTGGACCTGTGGGACTGCGAACAAATAACAGCAGCTCTGCTAGAACCGTGTTTAATGCATCTGTCCTTGTTTTATAGTAGAAGgttaatgtgtgtttctgtcctctctgtccagATGTGGACGATGAGTATGAGGACGAGGAGGATCAGTGGGAGGAAGGAGCTGAAGACATTCTGGAGAAAGGTGAGGAACTCGACCCAATTGGGGGCAACGAAGACAGCTTTTACGTATTTTACTATGCAGGCTTCATTGATTCCATTTTTTTATCGGCTGAGACAAACAGTCATGTAACAgggagtttgtttttaaatcaactcaacaaaaacaccaagaaacaCCGAATTTAGCTGAACTCTCTTCTTTCATTGAGACAGGATGagtttgaaaatgtgaaattgttCTTAGTGACACCTCACCATGTAAAagtctgtttacatgcagcctggaagcctccccccaaaaaacacattttactggTCACACAACTGATCGATAGATCGCAGCAAACTTACAGCTGCAGTaacagaggagacaaacagtcaaatgttcAGCGGTGGAAAGTCacggaggagagaggagatttTGTTTTAGTCTCAGTTTCAGTCAGACTTTAGATGGAAATCTTCATGAATCTTCACATCGCTCCGTCTCTCATCCAGCTGTTCTCTGCTGTTTATCAGGGGTGGACTTAGTGATTTCGGGGGCCCGGTGCCCCAGTCTAACTGCCTTTctttgatttcacccattctctAACTGGAATGACGGTGGGCTGTTGGCATCTGTAGAAGTTGTTATGCTGTTCTCTACACCCAAATCtaacaatatatacatatatttaataaaaaaacaaagttgaataaattaaatgtaaatacagggtgaacacatatttatatattattgctGATCTTTTCCTTTTGTACCACCGGGCCTGAAAAAAATCTAGCGGAAACACTGCGTTGCTTGCTGATTTTCAGGCTGCTGCGGGACAATAAAGTTCTGCAGTTCAAGAGAACTTCCTGGTAGCAACCAGCGGCGTATGGTAGCAATGCAGCATTGAATTGTGGGAGAACGGAGCTAGCTGAATGCTATTGATGAAGAAGTAGCCGTGTGCGTTAATATAGAAAATTGAGCGTGTAGTGCATCATGGTGCATCGTGATATCGGGTCAGATCAAATCGTTGATAATCATCCCCGCTAATTATGTATCTTTCCAAGTTTGAATTAAAAGTTCTCTTTGAAAGGATGCACTTGCCTTATTGTgctgtattattttaatatcaGGGATATTAAAATGGTCTTAAAACGATGTCGACAATAGAGCGAAGGGATGACGtgtttttgtaggccaaccaggaagttagcatcacactggttccctcatcaaaaaccttgtgggatttttgaatgaaatttttgattatcaccaaaaataagctctctgaTGAGCAcgagtttatgatacttacaggGTTTGTTCAgtatgataatcttcacagatgagcACCACTTTTGTGTGATTTGAAGCGTAAATAAAATCTCCAGAAGCAAAAAGTTGTCAGGCTATAAACCAACTACATCGTGGTCGCACCACTTAAATGTCACCACCCCGAATCATCAACTGCACTGTAgaaacacgttaaaacacagctgaaaaatattataaatggaTAAATCTACATGTTTGACTGTTGCTGTAACGGCGACGGGTgcgtttaatgagtttctgtttCGCTGTGATGACGTCGGACGACAAACATTGCAGTCCCGTTTAGCGGCTTGTTCGCAGCCGCCTATTTTAAGACGCGTAAaaccataaaattaaaaaattgggtttttgcagaacaaaacgtttAAACATCTTGAACCTGCttaaaccacagaccttatttaaggcattttaccaaaaacacataaaaaaaaaaacgaagtgcaaaaatgcaaacgGACTATTGctttttaggactcattacttcaccgcTCGATAGTATCGCAATATTTTCTGGGAAAATACATCGTCCAAGAAAACGGGCTGGCATACAGCTGCATGAGGTTGCGCTGTCGAGCTGCTACAAAGTCCTTTCTTTATGccgcctttttttttacacagaaccaaaccacggcagtgtttttttttccgacAGCGAGCCATTTTCGTGATGCTTCTGTAAAGTATGATATAATTTGGTGACTGGCTGGCAGCTTCGGTTGGAGCTGTTTTCTGAGTGTTGTCTGACTGAACTCTCTCTGTCTTATCGGTGTTCCTCTCTGTCATGCATGTCCTCTTCAGTTAACGGTAATTCTACTCCAGATTTACTCTCCCgccctgatgtttttttcatgtttatatccatctgaaacaaatggaaatatcatccatttgattaaaaaaaccatGTTTCCCAGAATGTATTAACCCCACCTCATCTCAGCACTTTGTGAGCGTGAAACGTAACGAGAGGAAGCACCGAGGGCAAAAATCCATGATTGGCTCCTTGAACAACTCACTAGTCCACGCCAACCGTTTCTGTTCATCacgtttatttaaaaaatgtgcacacacctTCCTAAcaacactttttaaacataattttattgtttggtGTAATTCTGCAATCCAGAGGTTCGTACAGATTGTTTCAGACGTAAAGTAATTTCACCTCCAGAGAACCAAGTGTGATCATTTGCCTGACCCTGCTACCTGGTAGACGGCTGcgatgtgtttattttttttagtttttgaacTAACAGATGTGGTTGAAGCTTTTTACGTAGCACATGTTAATGCACAGAATCACTGAAGGCAGAAGGACAGTAGAAACAAAATCCACTGACGGCAGCACGTTTTCCTCCAGTCGACATGattaacatcaaaataaaagcctgagAATATTCTGTATGTTCTTCTTGTCAACAGATCACCTGAAAATAgtcaggttttttgtttttgctctgaaCAATCAGCAGTCGGTGAGACAAAAACGAACCCCTTTCGTAGCTGAGAACAggccctgagtggttacactgcagccgtTTGGTCGCTGTCGGTTGCAGTGCTCTCTCTCAGTACCGAAACAAttccaaaaattgttgttttcatttgtcatttagACAAAACTTGGTTCAGGTTGAACAACACCAGTTACTCTTGAAGAAATGCATGAAGCAGGGACgctcatcttgtttttttgggggggccaCATtcgcaaaatgacaggaggccaggggcccagTCCCTGGAGCCCTTCACATGTTTCTTAaatttcaggatatttcaaGGGTTTTAGCCCATTTCTTGGATTATCGCACGGT
The DNA window shown above is from Plectropomus leopardus isolate mb chromosome 5, YSFRI_Pleo_2.0, whole genome shotgun sequence and carries:
- the LOC121942832 gene encoding TP53-regulated inhibitor of apoptosis 1-B-like, with translation MNSVGEACTDLKREYDQCFNRWFAEKFLKGDRSGDPCTESFRRYQRCVHAAIKDKDIPIDGVDFMGPNKDKPES